A portion of the Lathamus discolor isolate bLatDis1 chromosome 5, bLatDis1.hap1, whole genome shotgun sequence genome contains these proteins:
- the CCDC25 gene encoding coiled-coil domain-containing protein 25, with protein sequence MRPPHCCCGVVLEQDIGCRVSTGPGWPGGGAATAAIIIMVFYFTSSVVPSVYTIYMGKDKYENEDLIKYGWPEDIWFHVDKLSSAHVYLRLHKGQTVDDIPKEVLIDCAHLVKANSIQGCKMNNVNVVYTPWTNLKKTADMDVGQIGFHRQKDVKMLTVEKKVNEILNRLEKTKVERFPDLAAEKEARDREERNEKKAQIQEMKRKEKEEMKKKKELEELRSYSSLMKAENMSSNQDGNDSDDFM encoded by the exons ATGCGCCCTCCTCACTGCTGTTGCGGAGTGGTCTTGGAGCAGGACATTGGGTGCCGTGTGAGCACCGGGCCGGGCTGGCCGGGCGGAGGAGCCGCCACCGCTGCCATCATCATTATGGTGTTCTACTTCACTTCCAGCG tGGTTCCTTCCGTTTACACCATTTACATGGGAAAAGATAAGTATGAAA ATGAAGACCTAATAAAGTATGGCTGGCCTGAAGATATCTG GTTTCATGTGGATAAACTCTCCTCTGCACATGTGTACCTTCGATTACACAAG GGGCAGACGGTGGATGACATTCCTAAAGAAGTTTTGATAGACTGTGCCCATCTTGTGAAGGCAAATAGCATTCAAG GTTGCAAGATGAACAATGTCAATGTGGTGTACACACCGTGGACTAATCTGAAGAAGACAGCAGACATGGATGTGGGGCAGATTGGCTTCCACAGGCAGAAAGAT GTGAAAATGCTGACAGTGGAGAAGAAGGTGAATGAGATCCTGAACCGGCTAGAGAAGACAAAAGTGGAACGCTTCCCAGACCTGGCTGCTGAGAAGGAAGCCCGCGACAGAGaggagagaaatgagaaaaaagccCAGATCCAAGAGATGAAgcggaaggaaaaggaagagatgaagaagaagaaagagctggaagagcttAG AAGCTACTCATCGTTAATGAAGGCTGAGAACATGTCCTCTAATCAG GATGGCAACGATTCAGATGACTTTATGTAA
- the SCARA3 gene encoding scavenger receptor class A member 3, translating to MREEEPVGGEEEEMPTFSYRPSGRAQTSCSRCQKNLSLQTAVKVLYVFSILLIVAVTILAALVFRKVDSISNDISSAQTYYEKKIVSIQEDLQGLDEKTSGNCSLCHETGQLGQEITKLQGELEEIQKMLLVQEVLLDRTSQAHDQLSSTSSKITSEVDSCSFSIRQVNKSLGQFLAEVGGWRAVTSQLDNSVKGLAQEHYDVRAAMQQVNFTLGQTSDWIQVIQRKTDEETLTLQKIVSEWQNYTRLFGGLRATSARTSELVKSIQGSIGAAARQVGQNSESMHDLVLQVMGLQLQLDNISSFLDDHEENMNDLRYHNRYTQNRTAERFETLEGRMASHEIEISTIFTNINATDSHVHSMLRYLDDVRLSCTLGFHTHTEELYYLNKSLSLVQGTTDLLRERYSLLSARLDFDIRNLSMVMEEMKVVDVRHGEMLKNITILRGVPGLPGPRGLKGDVGIKGPPGSEGEKGDAGSLGSPGPQGPPGPAGPPGPQGERGPLGLKGFPGLKGAKGSFGQSGSQGQGGPKGDPGPPGPDGVPGQVGPPGPQGKPGLPGTPGAVGQAGPVGPKGDPGLRGPPGLPGPPGPPGQ from the exons ATGAGAG AAGAGGAACcggtgggaggagaggaagaggagatgcCGACCTTCAGCTACCGACCAAGCG GCAGGGCACAGACCAGCTGCAGCCGGTGCCAGAAGAACCTTTCCCTCCAGACGGCTGTCAAAGTCCTCTACGTCTTCTCCATCCTCCTCATCGTGGCTGTGACCATTCTGGCTGCCTTGG TGTTCAGGAAAGTTGACTCCATCTCCAACGACATCAGCTCAGCCCAGACCTATTATGAGAAGAAGATCGTATCCATCCAGGAGGATCTCCAGGGCTTGG ATGAGAAGACCTCTGGGAACTGCTCCCTCTGCCACGAGACGGGGCAGCTGGGCCAGGAGATCACCAAGCTGCAGGGCGAGCTGGAGGAGATCCAGAAGATGCTTTTGGTTCAAGAGGTGCTGCTCGACCGGACCTCGCAGGCTCACGACCAGCTCTCGTCCACCAGCAGCAAGATCACCAGcgaggtggacagctgctcctTCTCCATCCGGCAGGTCAACAAAAGCCTGGGGCAGTTCCTGGCTGAGGTCGGGGGCTGGCGGGCCGTCACCTCCCAGCTAGACAACTCTGTCAAGGGCTTGGCCCAGGAGCATTACGACGTCCGGGCAGCCATGCAGCAGGTGAACTTCACCTTGGGGCAAACCTCCGACTGGATCCAGGTCATCCAGAGGAAGACGGACGAGGAGACGCTGACGCTGCAGAAGATCGTGAGCGAGTGGCAGAACTACACCCGCCTCTTCGGTGGGCTGCGGGCCACCTCCGCCAGGACCAGCGAGCTGGTGAAGAGCATCCAAGGCAGCATCGGCGCGGCAGCTCGGCAGGTCGGGCAGAACTCGGAGAGCATGCACGACCTGGTGCTGCAGGTGatggggctgcagctgcagctggacaACATCTCCTCTTTCCTGGATGACCACGAGGAGAACATGAACGACCTCCGCTACCATAACAGGTACACGCAGAACCGCACGGCCGAGCGCTTCGAGACCCTGGAAGGTCGCATGGCGTCCCACGAGATCGAGATCAGCACCATCTTCACCAACATCAATGCCACTGACAGCCACGTCCACAGCATGCTGCGCTACCTGGATGACGTGAGGCTGTCCTGCACGTTAGGCTTCCACACCCACACCGAGGAGCTCTACTACCTGAACAAGTCCCTTAGCCTGGTCCAGGGTACCACAGACCTGCTGCGGGAGCGGTACAGCCTACTCAGCGCCCGGCTGGACTTTGACATCCGCAACCTGTCCATGGTCATGGAGGAGATGAAGGTGGTGGACGTCCGGCATGGGGAGATGCTGAAAAACATCACCATCTTACGAG gTGTGCCGGGCCTCCCGGGCCCCCGCGGCCTCAAGGGTGACGTGGGCATCAAGGGCCCCCCAGGAAGCGAAGGAGAGAAGGGCGACGCGGGCAGCCTGGGCTCACCGGGACCACAGGGACCCCCCGGCCCTGCAGGACCCCCTGGCCCCCAGGGCGAGAGAGGCCCCCTGGGCTTGAAGGGCTTCCCTGGCCTCAAGGGTGCCAAGGGCAGCTTCGGGCAATCCGGCTCCCAGGGACAGGGTGGACCCAAGGGAGACCCCGGTCCCCCCGGACCAGATGGGGTGCCGGGGCAAGTGGGACCCCCCGGCCCGCAGGGCAAACCGGGGCTCCCCGGGACCCCTGGGGCTGTGGGTCAGGCCGGCCCAGTGGGGCCCAAAGGAGACCCCGGTTTGCGGGGTCCCCCAGGGCTGCCGGGCCCCCCTGGCCCCCCAGGACAGTAA